DNA from Scheffersomyces stipitis CBS 6054 chromosome 1, whole genome shotgun sequence:
GCagaacttgttgacttGTGCTACTCAAACCGCCAAGTCTGCTTCTGCCAGAAAGGAATCCAGAGGTGCCCATGCCAGAGACGATTACCCTAGCAGAGACGATGAGAACTGGAGAGTGCACACCTTGTCTTACCAGACCgcttctggagaagaagttaaGTTGGACTACAGAGATGTCATCAAGACCACTATGGATGAAAACGACTGTAAGCCTGTTCCTCCAGCTGTCCGTGTTTATTAAGCGCAGATATTGTTATAGATAAGGTTGATAGGATAAGATCTAAAGATGGATAGCAAATGTCTGTAAGATTATTCAAGATGATGATTAGTCTTTTAGCTTATGCTTAACTATCATTTCAAGCTTATCTTAGGTAGCTACATTTAGTACGCCTATAGGTATCTACTTTAGTGCCTATACATAGTCACTAAGACATTAAGGGCCATTTGACTGAACTTTACCTCACGTGGCTCTTGTATTTATTTTGAACTCATTCTATTTTCATATGTTGTTGAACGTTCGTATTGCTCTAAAATCTTTGCATATACTCCTGGAGTTGGGTCCAGCCCTCGGTGGTTGGTTTTGGCTGCTgttatttatttattttcATCAATGCACGAACACTAAAGAAAAGACTGATTGTATTAATGTATTTGCTGAAGCCGGAGTTGGGAAATGAGTTGCTCCGAGTTCAGAAATTTAGTCGATTCCGAGCTTATTTAGTTTGCAAGTCCGAGAGGTCGGAACGGATTATGGAGGTTTCCCGATAGTGCGGCGGTTGCGCTCGGAGAAATATGGAACTTAGAATTGCTATAGAAGAATTGTGCTagtagagaaagaaaatcattTGAGATGAAGGCACAGAGTAGGCAGGCGAGGTAGATACTCATATGAAGGTAGAAGTAGCAGTAGGTCAGTGAATAGCAGAATTCTCTACTGTAAAGTTCACATTTTGGACAATGAAGTTGACCGGAATAGAAACTATCTTTCCACCCCCGGAACACACATTTACTCGGTTACGACTCCCGAGAAGAGGGGTTCGATTTAGCTAgccaactttgacactATAAAAGGAGCAGGAATTCCCAGACTACTGTGAACCAACTACGATTCACGACAAGTCATCTTCACAAACTATACCTTCTCGCATTGTACGCTTTATAAAGAGTTGATTTTTGTGTGTACTGCTTAAACTACCCTGTTACCCCACGATTGAAAAACCTGCGCTCTGTCTTCgaaaaatttcagattGCTCCAAGCCagtttcaacttttcgatTTCCACATTTCTTTAGTTTGTCACCCACTAAAGTCCACAGAACTGCTAAAAGCTACTATCTTACTTAAAATGACCAACAACCCGAGCATCACCTCTCATATCAACGCTGCCGTGGGTCCTCTCCCTACTAAGGCTCCCAAACTTGCGTCTAACGTGTTGGATTTATTTTCTCTCAAGGGTAAGGTAGCTTCCATTACTGGCTCTTCAGCCGGGATAGGTCTTGCTGTAGCCGAGGCATACGCTCAGGCTGGTGCTGATGTTGCAATCTGGTACAACTCCCAGCCTGCTAAGGAAAAGGCCGACAAGATAGCCAAGACGTATGGTGTACGTTGCAGAGCTTATAAGTGTAATGTTTCAGATCAGCAGGATGTTGAAACCACTGTGGCTCAGATCGAGGCTGACTTTGGCACCATAGATATCTTTGTTGCCAATGCCGGTGTTCCCTGGACTGAAGGCGAAAGTGTAGAAATTGACAACTTTGACTCCTGGAAAAAGGTCATAGACTTAGACTTGTCTGGGGCTTACTACTGTGCACATGCGGCTGGTAAGATCTTTAAGAAAAACGGCAAGGGCTCCATGATTTTCACCGCTTCTATGTCTGGTCACATTGTGAATATTCCTCAATTCCAGGCTCCTTACAACGCTGCCAAGGCTGCGGTGTTGCACTTGAGCAAATCGTTGGCTATAGAATGGGCTCCTTTTGCCAGAGTCAATACGATTTCGCCAGGATACATTGTCACCGAGATCTCGGACTTTGTCTCAGACGACATCAAGTCCAAGTGGTGGCAGTTTATTCCTCTTGGTAGAGAGGGAGTCACACAAGAGTTGGTTGGTGCCTACTTGTACTTTGCTTCTGATGCCTCTACATATACTACGGGATCAGATCTTATCGTCGATGGAGGCTACTGTGCGCCATAGTCAATTGGTTAATATAGGTCATAGAAACATAAATGCAGCAGTATAAGAATTAATATTAAACTATAATAGTGCAAAGGAGTGTAGAATGCTAGAAAGTATTAAGCATATTTAGTAGGAATGAGGAAAAGGAGTAGTTTAAAGAGCAAAGACAGACTATCTTAGATTTTTATCCCGTTAACGAGGGTTACGTCTGCTTTCATGGTTCAAATGGTTTGCGTTTCCAGAGAAATGACTTAAAACGTTCCCAGCTCAAGAGTCTGCTTCTACTCCCTTCCATCAATACAATTATAAGGACCATCTTGTCTAGGCATTACGTCATTTGGTATTCCTTGTTCGGTACTATTACGTAATATAAGAATCTCCTATACAATCAAGTGGCTGAAACGAGTTGTAGTTACGTCTTGGGCCAAATTACTGTGATTCACCGGAATAGAAATGAAGCAGTCGAAAGCCCTGTGATTTCTCCCTCTTCATCCTACTCCACCTTTAGATTCCATTAAAGAGTAGGCTCAGAATGGATACCCAAGCCCCCGGAAGTTTGTATTCCGCACTTTCGAGGTTGTGGATAGACCTACTGCTGAATCGAGCGATTAACTTTGCGGTCCCAATTTCTGTGATTTCCACATAAATACAGTATATTCAATAGTAAGAACTTCAAACTTGCTTGGAAACACCATCCATACATTGCGTAACATTTGAGTGCCGGCTCTGTTCAGTTCCCGTATGAAACAGACGAATGGCTGTGCTGGAATCTTTAGATAACGGCCGTCTATATGGTTATGAGCTCGGCACTGGCCCGGTCGATGCCTCGGAAGTAGCCAACCCCGATTTTACGATAAGAGTTTGCGGTCCCGGTGCAACAGGTTTCGGAGACACACTGGTAAGACAGGTGTACAAGACTGAGTTGCACAATTTAGAGTTATTGGTTGCACCCATTTAAAGACATTTCAGCCAATAACAAGGTTCAACAGAATATGATAACCAGACTTCCTCCTCAAGTCTTGACATAAGTTGCAGATCCAAGCGGTTGTCTCTTTTCAGAGATTTTTATTGGTTTcatatcttcttctgctctCCATAATCTACGGCCCTATTACATAGATGAgtatgaagaaaatgaacatGTAGACAGTCAAATCCCCCACCTGGTTCTAAAAGATGGGGTCACTAAATATAGTGCTGCAAGTAACATTTGGAACTTATGGTTGAAGCAAATAGAAGGAAATTCCAAAAACTGGAGCCATATTCAGAGTGAATCAAGATGAGTATTTCTACTTAGGTTTGAACAAACTAATGCTCGACTGAAGGAACAAAACTAGGCGATGAAGTGCTATTTCTTATACTGCTGTCTTTGACTATTTTCAAGGCCATCTGAATCCATTTCTTGAAACATTTGGCGGTGATGGAAAGGACATGAACTTGGAGAAAGTAGCTAGGAGAGAGAAAGATGTTCGGGGCAGAATGTACTTGTCCATGTACAAGATCCTTAGAGAATAGCTAGGTCCGAGCATTAGTGGAACTCAAATGGACATTCAGAGCAAGACTTTCAAGGAGGATTTACCGGAGAATAGGCCAGCTTTTCTCGTATAACCACGCTTTTAAGATCATATGGAAAGTATATTGATAGAGCCAAAAACTGTCCCATTCTTTGAATGAGGAAAATTGAAGTACAGAGACCAAGTTAAAGACAAGACTGAAGACAAGAGCCACAGCAAGGTACTTCCATTTGATAGAATTACTAAAGTGACGGATGAAATGATATCGAAAGAGATGTTGCTTTACCCTACACCggttcaacttttcgtaTTGAATAAACGAGTACTATAGAAATCAACTATCTATTGAATGACATGAAATAAACGTAAACGTATGGAGAAATGAATGGCATACACCAGCGTACAAGGAGAAACAGAAGCAGAGGAGCAATGGCAACATCATTCTCTTCGAATCTTAAAAAGTCTCTATTATCCTAGAAAATCacatcgtcttcattttcCTGGAGAATATCAGATTCGTCTTGAACTCCAATGTCCAACTTCTCGACTTGTTTCTGAATCTGGGACTCTGTTTCAGCCTTATCCTTGGCGGCTTCAGCCGCAGCTATAGCAGCAGCCTCGTCACCATCTCTACGTTCCTGCTCTTCGAGCTCCGCAGCAGCTTGAGCTtcctgcttcttctcttgcACCTTCTTCAACCGGTAGAATTCCTCTCTGTCCAACTCATCCAACTCCGAGTTAATGTACGATATAGTGTTTTCTGTTCTGGGGATAATTACGTGTTCAATAGCGTTCACTCTTCTGTTGGTGACTTTGATGACTTCATCCAAGATGATGAATGCAGTTTGCAATGACGCCAACTCCACCAATGTCTCAACAGCTCTGGTATAAACCAACTTGGCcttttgaacttgttgtcCACCTCTTCCCAATCCAGTCATTTTGAAatcgtt
Protein-coding regions in this window:
- the SOU1 gene encoding peroxisomal 2,4- dienoyl-CoA reductase, and sorbitol utilization protein (peroxisomal 2,4- dienoyl-CoA reductase, and sorbitol utilization protein [KO:K00079]) is translated as MTNNPSITSHINAAVGPLPTKAPKLASNVLDLFSLKGKVASITGSSAGIGLAVAEAYAQAGADVAIWYNSQPAKEKADKIAKTYGVRCRAYKCNVSDQQDVETTVAQIEADFGTIDIFVANAGVPWTEGESVEIDNFDSWKKVIDLDLSGAYYCAHAAGKIFKKNGKGSMIFTASMSGHIVNIPQFQAPYNAAKAAVLHLSKSLAIEWAPFARVNTISPGYIVTEISDFVSDDIKSKWWQFIPLGREGVTQELVGAYLYFASDASTYTTGSDLIVDGGYCAP
- the VMA8 gene encoding vacuolar ATPase V1 domain subunit D codes for the protein MSGAGNREQVFPTRMTLGLMKGKLKGAQQGHSLLKRKSEALTKRFRDITQRIDDAKRKMGRVMQTAAFSLAEVQYATGDNIAYQVQESVQKARFQVKAKQENVSGVYLPTFDSFINEEINDFKMTGLGRGGQQVQKAKLVYTRAVETLVELASLQTAFIILDEVIKVTNRRVNAIEHVIIPRTENTISYINSELDELDREEFYRLKKVQEKKQEAQAAAELEEQEPAKDKAETESQIQKQVEKLDIGVQDESDILQENEDDVIF